The following is a genomic window from Fusarium poae strain DAOMC 252244 chromosome Unknown contig_3, whole genome shotgun sequence.
GATGCAGTGGCGTGGAAATGAACTAATGCTTACAGCTCGGTTTGGCTCCTGTGAGTGCGAGACCAAAAGTCCAAATCGGTCTTTTTCAAGGTTACCGATGTGCATCAAGGACAAAAACTGGCCGAAAGTCTAAACCCAGTTCTGTGCTTTCTTCTGAATTTGTACGCGCTCGGCGTCACAGGATCTTACGTTTGGGTCTTGACGAGCCTTCGTAGCAGCATGGCAAGCTCGCGTGCAAGAACTACTCATACCCACCCAGCGCGTCGCTCGTCCTCGACATCCTCACGACAACGGACGATATGAGCGCAAGTACACTACTATAGCGACCGATAATGCACGACATGTGTCATGTAACGCAGGATATGTCTCTAAGTCTTATACGTTGCGGTGTTCAAGCCCTCCCAGTCCGCTAAAAATCATTTATCTGTACTGCTGGTGCAAGAGCAGAATAGGTTCCAGCGATCAACTGTTGGCACCATACTAGGCCCACGCGCGCACCGACATCCTCTGCGCGTCTGGTGTTCACATCTCGTTACAAGAGCGATATATGCGAAGCCCCAGAGAACCGAACGAAGAAGCGAACATCCTGCCCGGTCCTGAGCGTGACACAATGTTCATCTTTTGCTCCGTCCACAGTAACCCCTTCCCGGAGGCCACTTCACCTCTGTCGCGGATTGGGCGATACGCGCTTGCCTCCGTGCTCTTCATCACCGAGTTGACGTTGCTGATGGGCGTGCCAGCGACGACAGGCTTTCTGGCATGGTCTACTCGAAACCAGCTCTGGCCGGCTCTGAACGATGCGGGGCTGGGGAAGGAAGCAGAGGAGGTCCTGGGCTACCTCGTCTTTGACACGATATTTCTTGGTTTGCTGATCTGGGGTGCTGTGCCCGTTCTTACGGTGAGCAGAATGGGTGGCAATAGAGGAAGGGTGCTCACGTATGCGGCGTTCGGCGGGATGACGGTGGTGTTTGTCGGCGTCTCGATTCGTACGATGTACTTGACCTGGAACTGGGCAGTGCTTTTCGAGCTGGCGACCGGCGATGCGAGTCTGGCGGGACGATGCAAGTTCATCTCCCTCACgttgggtgtcctgctatgtTTGGGTTGCGCGTCGGCCGTCATCTACTCACTCTATACGGCAAAACTCGGTACGCCCTCGGTCATTCGGCAGATGCTGGATGATGCTGCGCACTTGCTTTGTCCCGATAAGATGCGAGTCAGGAGGGTAGCCGAcggagatgatgaggagagcaTGAGCAAGAGCGCCGGTGTCCAACTATCGCGTAGTCCGTAGCAGTGCGTGCCGCACAAGGGGACGGTGAGGGGAGAAAGCATGCGTCGTTTGCGTTCAAGGGGGCGGGTAGGAGCTCCGAGCTGAAACGAGAAACGAGCGTGCATGTTTGGGCTCGCAGCAAAGGCGAGTTCAGAGTGCCAAGTGAATTGGGATACAGAGTATATCAGGTGGATCGGCAAGTGGGTACAGAGTACCATCAGGTGGATCGGCAAGTGGGTACAGAGTACCATCAGGTGGATCGGCAAGTGAATTGGGGTACAGAGTACAAAGTGAATTGGGGTACAAAGTGGATACATCAGCTATGGCGCGTATCGCGCACGCATGGCGTGTCGCATTTCACGTGAAACGTGACGCGTGACGCGTGATGCGTGGGGTTCATGCATCCAATGATCATTCGTTAAAACTGGCACTCTTGAATTACCCCTGGATCCTACCTATGCCCGCACTTGGGCGGCGACCTGTTGTCCAAGATGATCGTGGAAAAGCGATAAGGTGAGACCGACAACGAGGCATTACGAAAAACAACCACAGAGGCCACTCCCTGCGACAATTCTTCCTGTCTGTTCGTGATAACCAGCAAAATGAGCCTTGTTATCATTCCCCACACCATCGTCAATCTCACCCAAGGGTGAGCTCTCGAACTCGTCGGACAAAACGGGCTACCTACACTGCTGGGGCTATATCAGTTACTAAACCAGCGGAGAGGAGGGTGAGCTTGGAGACAACAGGAGAAGACGCTCCAGGAAATGTTCCATATTGCAAGGCGGCGGGGCACTGATGCACATAGTGGTAGACGGGTATGAACGTCTTGGTATCACATTGAACGGGGCACATTGAACGGGGCGGCTTTCCATCCATTTCGCTACGCAAGCACTCTTTTCGTCCAACTCTCGCAAGATCTTTCTGAACAAGTGTTGCTCTGATCAGTAATTCCGTAGCCTCTTCGACGCAGTGCCGGCATAACAATACTTTTGACTTGCCGCTGTCTGTTGCAGGTTACCGTTCGGCAATAGACTGGAAACCAATTCATAAGAACACATTTGCTCAGCATAGCGCAGTGATTCTAGGTAACCTGTAAGCACTCGTGGCAAATTGGACGACTGGAGGCACTGGCAAGCAACATGATCCTGACGAGGACGACAATGCTTTGATGGTGGCGTAACAGCAATCTATGCTATACTGAATCATTCTTTGTAAGACTGGCAAAGCTAAGTATGCTTACTAGGAGCatgagacaagacaagactaAAATCAGTACATGGTAGATAAGCATTGTCACTGCCTAATAGCTCAAcaactttattttaactCGTAGGAAATATGTAAGAAAGCGTCACTGCCTAATAGCTCAAcaactttattttaactCGTAGGAAATATGTAAGAAAGCATGGGCATAGCACATCACTCGCACAAGGTGGTCAACAACTCGACGAGACATCcgtttcctcatcttcagGCTTTTCCATGGCTACTTCCTCTAATCGCTCCGCTACTTCCGGATTGCCCATGACCGTTGCGATTTGGGGATAGGTGAAAAGACCACGACCAATCCGAATACGGTACCATGGATCTGCTCCTTCCTCAATGAGAAGCGCGATGGTCTTCCAATTATGAGGTGCCTTCGTATCGACTTTTCTGCGGTTGAGTAGATGGCCAATaagaggaaaggaaagaCAAAAAGTGCTTTGGAAAGGGGCTGTGTATACCCAAGTTGAGGGAGAGGAAATCAACTTGGCACTCAGTAGAATATGTAACAAAGACGGTTTGAAGGCGGTGAAGAAGGAAGTTGGGATATGAGACTCGAGGGGGCATCACTCCTTTGCGTAGCGTCCGCATGATGCTGCGAGCGGCTAAGGACCAGCTTTACCACGTAACATTCCGATACACCCAATTAAGGCGATTTCCGGCCTCGCAACCAAGCTTTCCGACTTGATCAGGCCCAAACCAGGGAACAGCCCTTTGATGCAagtaaaagaatattatactCTGACAGCCTAAACAGTCTCTGGAAAAGCTAGTCTGCCATTCCATCAATAAATAGTCTCCACAGGGACAGCGCGGGCCTAAGATCCTAGGGTATATAAACTGGTACTTCTCCTCGCCCCTGGAATCTGAGAAACAATGTCGTTCACATACCTGCTACTGAGCTAGGGCTACCTCTGACATAGAAGTCATAACCAAACCCTACCACATACAATGGCAGCCCTCAGGTGCCCACAACGTGTCGAGGAAGGTGCCCTTATACGGACTCCTTGGTCTGCCCACGTCATGATAAAGGACATTCTCGTAACTGCCCAGGTGGGGCCATGGATCTTTTATGGTGTTCTTGCTCAGACTTTAGATGCGATTTCGTCGGACTGGATGAGCTCCGACTGCCTTCTATGGGTTTTTGACGATGAGTCAGGGCCACGGATGTGGCAAGACACCGCCCAGCCGTCGCCCTTCAATTATGAGGACCCCGAAAAGAACTTTGACCAGATCGTAGGCCATTATGAATCCCATGATGGAGAGTGCTATCTCGCAGTCAAATGGAAAAACTGCCTGGCACCGACGTGGGAGAGAGAGACAGGCATGATGTGTTGTAGTCGTACCATCACGCAGTACTTCGCCGAGAATTATACTTGAGTCTTGCTTACCAGGCTGTTGCTTGTCAGCCACTTTATCTGACTGGCAAGACTTCTCGAGGTCGCTTCTTTGTTGCATGAGGCCTTCTCGCTGCGGAACCTTCTGATGGGGAAGCCACCTTCATCCGGAGCATTCTGATCAGAGAGCCAGCAgtggcggccaatacatgggcacctaggtgcccaaataaagTGTAAAGTTGCGCACCCAGGTGCGCCGCCTGACTAggcgtggcaccaatacatagcctacaacaggacggttagggctactttggagagctgttgctggacagataggcgggggatgagctcaaagatacagctgtagcctaactGTGGGTTAATGGCtgattaaagtcttgaacacattattttgcggtgaacacgattctataggtccacggagcgttgcagagtcgacagcatgaaaactgatccaaaggccgccctgtgaggagtaagagcacagcacacatgtcaattcagcgcgcaaaacgacttgattattagataggaagtgactatattctttggtccatatacgtttaattccaatgcaatatcatctccaggtatcaatgacggtgttgtagttgagtcgatgaagcaaatgtcttaacacaatctcaggtgttagtgctgttgtacctgccgtacgagtcatgaaggccggctgaggctttagtgctttgtcaaagtgtggggaattttgagccaataatattgcgtgccCTAGGGGGGGTGCCCAAggttatttgggcacctaggtgcccatgtattggccgccgcCAGCAGTCCGTACCTTATGTAAGCCCAAAGCAAATGATCCAGAGACGCCCCTTATTCCGAGGGGGATTTGAACGAGGCTGCTTCGGACGAGCGTGATGCATGAAGTTGGTTTCGAAGCGCAAGTCATAACAGTTTGTAGCGAGTTGAGTTTCCAAAGAACAGATTAGTCCGTtgtaggtttatgttggcagataaTAGGGCGGTATGCTAAGCGACATGACGTGGCACGCTCTTAACactgaatagagcgggttaTGTCTATTACGGAAAAGAAGCCTTGTTGATAGCTGCTGAGCTACGTTTTCGGTCTAGTGCTA
Proteins encoded in this region:
- a CDS encoding uncharacterized protein (TransMembrane:4 (i46-74o94-116i128-153o173-196i)), which translates into the protein MRSPREPNEEANILPGPERDTMFIFCSVHSNPFPEATSPLSRIGRYALASVLFITELTLLMGVPATTGFLAWSTRNQLWPALNDAGLGKEAEEVLGYLVFDTIFLGLLIWGAVPVLTVSRMGGNRGRVLTYAAFGGMTVVFVGVSIRTMYLTWNWAVLFELATGDASLAGRCKFISLTLGVLLCLGCASAVIYSLYTAKLGTPSVIRQMLDDAAHLLCPDKMRVRRVADGDDEESMSKSAGVQLSRSP